Proteins from a genomic interval of Zingiber officinale cultivar Zhangliang chromosome 1B, Zo_v1.1, whole genome shotgun sequence:
- the LOC121975886 gene encoding neuroguidin-like, with protein MGDNKESIPHSGDIMNIPVVRETPQLMAILKEMKDGLDVVRRKVEVLTQKVRENQFPTAEGMSYLDAKYLLLLNYCQSIVYYSLRKAKGLSVQDHPVVKSLVEIRLYLEKIRPIDKKLEYQIQKLIRAASNFATENSVISADKEKEASQKEEDPLKFRPNPDMLVSKSAMGDQDTTGIYRPPRFAPTSMEEDKVSKEEKQALRREKLLLRQSKQSSYVKELIDDLEDRPEEIRENVGAESRELTKYLAKQEELAKQEEELFTRAPITKRDKKLEKYMKSRNGLLGLTDSFLDDIRMLPLEENEKAEPSVHLNNKKGRNGFKKRKRNH; from the exons ATGGGTGACAACAAAGAGTCAATCCCTCACAGTGGGGATATCATGAACATACCTGTTGTAAG GGAAACTCCCCAACTGATGGCTATCTTAAAGGAGATGAAGGATGGTCTGGATGTTGTTAGGAGAAAAGTGGAAGTCCTTACCCAGAAG GTGAgagaaaaccaatttccaactGCTGAGGGAATGAGCTATCTCGATGCAAAGTATCTGTTGCTTCTCAACTACTGCCAGTCAATTGTGTACTATTCTCTTCGCAAGGCAAAAGGGTTATCTGTTCAGGACCATCCAGTGGTAAAGAGCCTTGTGGAGATCAGGTTATACTTGGAGAAG ATTCGTCCAATAGATAAAAAGCTCGAGTACCAAATTCAAAAACTCATCAGGGCGGCTAGTAACTTTGCAACTGAAAATTCTGTCATCTCGGCCGACAAGGAAAAAGAAGCTTCTCAAAAAGAGGAAGACCCATTGAAGTTTAGGCCAAACCCTGACATGCTTGTTAGCAAATCAGCTATGGGAGATCAG GACACCACAGGTATCTACCGTCCTCCAAGGTTTGCTCCTACAAGTATGGAAGAGGATAAGGTATCAAAGGAAGAAAAACAGGCCCTTCGAAGGGAGAAATTATTGTTACGACAATCAAAACAAAGTTCTTATGTGAAGGAACTCATTGATGACCTTGAAGATAGACCTGAAGAG ATACGAGAGAATGTAGGAGCCGAAAGCAGAGAGCTTACTAAGTACTTGGCAAAGCAAGAGGAGCTTGCTAAACAAGAAGAAGAGCTATTTACTCGTGCTCCAATTACAAAGCGTGATAAGAAGTTGGAGAAATACATGAAATCAAGAAATGG ATTGCTTGGTTTGACCGATAGCTTCTTGGATGACATCAGAATGCTTCCTTTGGAAGAGAATGAAAAGGCCGAGCCTTCTGTTCACCTGAATAACAAAAAAGGGAGGAATGGATTTAAGAAGCGGAAG AGAAATCATTGA
- the LOC122041537 gene encoding uncharacterized protein LOC122041537, translated as MAKGRRRGAELLFVAPARSGDATDDLPDLEEDDVWLALQDDGDHKESSDVDDDDGGRAPGRRMGRPNRGRWGRQFVGGLTLAFEDVRTGNSQAGYHPSQQREGHRAAAASVPVNVPVWPKWLRSGSPEEREAEEQEEEESGDGEWLPPHEYLARARRWSVATSVLEGVGRTLKGRDMSRVRDAVWSQTGFPG; from the coding sequence ATGGCTAAGGGAAGGAGACGCGGAGCAGAACTGCTGTTCGTCGCGCCCGCGCGCTCCGGCGATGCCACTGACGACCTTCCCGACCTCGAAGAGGATGACGTGTGGCTTGCGTTACAGGATGATGGTGATCACAAAGAGTCTTCCGACGTCGATGATGACGACGGAGGCAGAGCTCCGGGTCGGCGAATGGGCCGTCCGAACCGCGGACGCTGGGGAAGGCAGTTCGTCGGCGGGCTCACCCTCGCCTTCGAGGACGTTCGCACAGGGAATTCGCAGGCGGGATATCACCCATCTCAGCAGCGCGAGGGGCATCGGGCGGCGGCGGCGTCAGTTCCCGTGAACGTGCCGGTCTGGCCAAAGTGGCTCCGATCCGGGTCGCCGGAGGAGAGGGAAGCCGAGGAACAGGAGGAGGAGGAATCCGGGGACGGTGAGTGGCTTCCGCCGCACGAGTACCTGGCACGGGCGCGGCGGTGGAGCGTGGCGACGTCAGTTTTGGAGGGCGTCGGCCGGACGCTCAAGGGCCGTGACATGAGCCGTGTGCGCGACGCGGTCTGGAGTCAGACCGGCTTTCCCGGATGA